Below is a genomic region from Pontibacillus yanchengensis.
AAACGATGGTAGAAGAGGTTAAGCAGGCTCTTACACTACCTTTGGTGATTAAACCAAATCAAGAAGGCTCTACATTAGGATTGACAATCGTAAAAACCGAAGACCAGCTTTTGCCTGCAATTAAAGAAGCAATAAAGTGTGATTCTGTTATCCTTGCAGAAGAATACGTAGTAGGACGGGAAGTCACGGTAGCGGTTATGGGTACTCAAGGAAATGAAAAAGCATTACCTGTTATAGAAATTATCCCTAAAAATGATTATTATGATTACGAATCTAAATATACGCCAGGTGGTAGTGAACATGTATGTCCTGCAGAAGTTTCTAAAGATATAACAACAATTCTTCAACGAGATGCTGTTCTGGCTCATCAGCTCCTAGGTTGCAATACATATTCACGAGTTGATTTTATTATTTCAAATGATGGGAAACCTATCATATTAGAAGTGAATACATTACCAGGGATGACACCAACTAGCTTGTTTC
It encodes:
- a CDS encoding D-alanine--D-alanine ligase encodes the protein MKIAVLYGGISGEREVSLSTGKGIIKALEYNGHDVSGIDFHPEQIHEILDLDVDIVFIGLHGKHGEDGRIQGLLDMLGVPYVGSGVLASSLAMDKSKAKQIFHQNGLQTAQSISLPVQSGKNPQTMVEEVKQALTLPLVIKPNQEGSTLGLTIVKTEDQLLPAIKEAIKCDSVILAEEYVVGREVTVAVMGTQGNEKALPVIEIIPKNDYYDYESKYTPGGSEHVCPAEVSKDITTILQRDAVLAHQLLGCNTYSRVDFIISNDGKPIILEVNTLPGMTPTSLFPDAANVMGMSYEQMVEEFVCISLQD